One genomic segment of Ferrimonas sp. YFM includes these proteins:
- the groL gene encoding chaperonin GroEL (60 kDa chaperone family; promotes refolding of misfolded polypeptides especially under stressful conditions; forms two stacked rings of heptamers to form a barrel-shaped 14mer; ends can be capped by GroES; misfolded proteins enter the barrel where they are refolded when GroES binds), whose product MAAKDVKFGNDARVKMLAGVNVLADAVKVTLGPKGRNVVLDKSFGAPTITKDGVSVAKEIELEDKFENMGAQMVKEVASKANDAAGDGTTTATVLAQSIVNEGLKAVAAGMNPMDLKRGIDKAVAAAVEQLKDLAVECKDSKSIAQVGTISANSDTAIGEIIATAMEKVGQEGVITVEEGQALENELDVVEGMQFDRGYLSPYFINNAEAGTVELDSPFILLVDKKISNIRELLPILEGLTKAGKPLLIIAEDVEGEALATLVVNNMRGIVKVAAVKAPGFGDRRKAMLQDIAILTGGTVISEEIGLELEKATLEDLGSAKRVVISKDNTTIIDGVGAEDQIQGRVAQIKQQIEESTSDYDKEKLQERMAKLAGGVAVIKVGAATEVEMKEKKARVEDALHATRAAVEEGVVAGGGTALVRVAAKITELTGDNEEQNVGIRLALRAMESPLRQIAYNAGEESSVVANNVKGGEGNYGYNAGNDTYGDMVEMGILDPTKVTRSALQFAASVAGLMITTEAMVTDLPKDEAAAAPDMGGMGGMGGMGGMM is encoded by the coding sequence ATGGCTGCTAAAGACGTAAAGTTTGGTAACGACGCCCGCGTAAAAATGCTGGCTGGTGTAAATGTTCTGGCTGACGCCGTTAAGGTGACTCTGGGTCCTAAGGGCCGCAACGTGGTTCTGGACAAGTCCTTCGGTGCCCCTACCATCACCAAAGATGGTGTGTCCGTGGCCAAGGAGATCGAACTGGAAGACAAGTTCGAGAACATGGGCGCCCAGATGGTGAAGGAAGTGGCTTCCAAGGCCAACGACGCTGCCGGTGACGGCACCACCACCGCCACCGTACTGGCTCAGTCCATCGTCAACGAAGGCCTGAAAGCGGTTGCCGCCGGCATGAACCCCATGGATCTGAAGCGCGGCATCGACAAGGCCGTAGCCGCCGCCGTTGAGCAGCTGAAAGATCTGGCCGTTGAGTGTAAGGACTCCAAGTCCATCGCTCAGGTAGGCACCATCTCCGCCAACTCCGACACCGCCATCGGTGAGATCATCGCCACCGCCATGGAGAAAGTGGGTCAGGAAGGCGTAATCACCGTGGAAGAGGGCCAGGCCCTGGAGAACGAGCTGGACGTGGTTGAAGGCATGCAGTTCGACCGTGGCTACCTGTCTCCCTACTTCATCAACAACGCCGAAGCCGGTACCGTTGAGCTGGACTCCCCCTTCATCCTGCTGGTGGACAAGAAGATCTCCAACATCCGTGAGCTTCTGCCCATCCTGGAAGGCCTGACCAAGGCTGGTAAGCCTCTGCTGATCATCGCCGAAGACGTTGAGGGCGAAGCCCTGGCGACTCTGGTAGTGAACAACATGCGTGGCATCGTGAAAGTGGCTGCCGTTAAGGCCCCTGGTTTCGGTGACCGTCGTAAGGCGATGCTGCAGGATATCGCCATCCTGACCGGCGGTACCGTGATCTCCGAAGAGATCGGTCTGGAGCTGGAGAAGGCCACCCTGGAAGATCTGGGCAGCGCCAAGCGCGTTGTGATCTCCAAGGACAACACCACCATCATCGACGGCGTAGGCGCCGAGGACCAGATTCAGGGTCGCGTTGCTCAAATCAAGCAGCAGATCGAAGAGTCCACCTCCGACTACGACAAAGAGAAGCTGCAGGAGCGCATGGCCAAGCTGGCCGGCGGTGTTGCCGTAATCAAGGTTGGCGCAGCCACCGAAGTTGAGATGAAAGAGAAGAAGGCTCGCGTGGAAGATGCTCTGCACGCCACTCGCGCCGCCGTAGAAGAGGGCGTGGTTGCCGGTGGCGGTACTGCCCTGGTTCGCGTTGCTGCCAAGATCACCGAGCTGACTGGCGACAACGAAGAGCAGAACGTCGGTATCCGTCTGGCCCTGCGTGCCATGGAATCCCCTCTGCGCCAGATCGCCTACAACGCCGGTGAAGAGTCCTCCGTTGTGGCCAACAACGTCAAGGGCGGCGAAGGTAACTACGGTTACAACGCCGGTAACGACACCTACGGTGACATGGTTGAGATGGGTATCCTGGATCCCACCAAGGTAACCCGTTCTGCCCTGCAGTTCGCCGCTTCCGTGGCGGGTCTGATGATCACCACCGAAGCCATGGTGACCGACCTGCCTAAGGATGAAGCTGCCGCAGCCCCTGACATGGGTGGCATGGGCGGTATGGGTGGCATGGGCGGCATGATGTAA
- a CDS encoding MATE family efflux transporter, whose product MSLPNLLGVLSLLFYHLTDTFFISRLGTEPLAAISMTFPVTLVVSSIALGMGAGMSAHMGRLLGQGDLPQARSFLTHGLLLAMLIVVVIALAGALTIRPLFALMGAEPAMLEMICDYMLVWYLGIGLLVLPMVGNQALRATGNTRTPAIVTAVAALVNAVLDPLFIFGIGPFPRMEMQGAAIATVLSWLITFVVAAWMLGWRYRLIAAPCQRLLEHWRRLLHIARPAAISNLLNPLANGLILAILARIDTQAVAAFGAGTRIEALMLVGVTALCGSLMPFIAQNLGAGQYLRAKEALMGSIRFVIVLQLGLYLLIWPWLGEIAAIFSQDLTVQGYLIWYLQVLPLAYGPLGVVILFVLALNAYHRPMTALSLNAVRLFLMLIPMTMVGAWAFGVKGAFIGVAMANLMMGAACYHLATRVCEPDSLTEAHSSPLD is encoded by the coding sequence ATGAGCCTACCCAACCTCCTGGGTGTACTGAGCCTGCTGTTCTACCATCTGACCGACACCTTCTTCATCAGTCGCCTGGGCACCGAGCCCCTGGCGGCCATCTCCATGACCTTCCCGGTCACCCTGGTGGTCTCCTCCATCGCCCTGGGCATGGGCGCAGGCATGAGCGCCCATATGGGCCGGCTGCTGGGTCAGGGGGATCTGCCCCAGGCCAGGAGCTTCCTGACCCACGGTTTGTTGCTGGCAATGTTGATCGTGGTGGTGATCGCCCTGGCGGGTGCCCTGACCATCCGGCCGCTGTTTGCCCTGATGGGGGCCGAACCGGCGATGCTGGAGATGATCTGCGACTACATGCTGGTGTGGTATCTGGGCATCGGCCTGCTGGTGCTGCCCATGGTGGGCAACCAGGCGCTGCGCGCCACCGGCAACACCCGCACCCCGGCGATTGTCACTGCCGTGGCCGCCCTGGTGAACGCGGTGCTCGATCCATTGTTTATCTTCGGCATCGGCCCCTTCCCGCGGATGGAGATGCAGGGCGCCGCCATCGCCACCGTGCTCTCCTGGCTGATCACCTTTGTCGTGGCCGCCTGGATGCTGGGATGGCGCTACCGCCTGATTGCCGCCCCCTGCCAACGCTTATTGGAGCACTGGCGGCGGTTGCTGCACATCGCCCGCCCCGCTGCAATCTCCAACCTGCTGAACCCCCTGGCCAACGGCCTGATCCTGGCGATTCTGGCCCGAATCGACACCCAGGCGGTGGCCGCCTTCGGTGCAGGCACCCGAATCGAAGCCCTGATGCTGGTGGGGGTGACCGCCCTGTGCGGCTCGCTGATGCCCTTTATCGCCCAGAACCTGGGCGCCGGTCAGTACCTGCGCGCCAAGGAAGCCCTGATGGGCAGTATCCGTTTCGTGATTGTGCTGCAACTGGGCTTATACCTGCTGATCTGGCCCTGGCTGGGCGAGATTGCGGCGATATTCAGTCAGGATCTGACGGTTCAGGGGTACCTCATCTGGTACCTGCAGGTGCTGCCTCTGGCCTATGGCCCCCTGGGCGTGGTGATCCTGTTTGTCCTGGCCCTCAACGCCTATCACAGGCCGATGACCGCCCTCTCCCTGAATGCGGTGAGGCTGTTTCTGATGCTGATCCCCATGACCATGGTGGGCGCCTGGGCGTTCGGGGTGAAAGGGGCCTTTATCGGTGTCGCCATGGCCAACCTGATGATGGGTGCCGCCTGTTATCACCTGGCCACCCGGGTGTGCGAACCCGACTCCCTCACCGAGGCGCACAGCTCGCCTCTGGACTGA
- a CDS encoding LysR family transcriptional regulator: MSTINFSQLKPLAIFSLVVESGSFAAAARKLNTSRSRVSEQVSGLEEALGIRLIQRSTRQLAVTPEGDRIYQLARTLPEVLNDVEAIGQPAVPSGRVALTVTHDVGIKHLAPVLEGFCQRYPQIQLDLVVSDQPLDLIGEQIDLGIRIGFPKDDSLVARVLHQEAFSLYASPAYLTQHGTPASATDLEQHRWITLFQSGSDGAQHLIHQDNSLTIRPTNFFRTSSPLMMQQMICDGLGMGCLLPVTVKQELADGRLVQVMPEIGSERLVFTLLYPSRRQIPQRVRCLIDYLLEAKLFG, from the coding sequence TTGAGTACAATCAATTTCTCCCAATTGAAGCCGCTGGCGATCTTCTCCCTGGTGGTGGAGAGCGGCAGCTTCGCCGCCGCCGCCCGCAAGCTCAACACCAGTCGCTCACGGGTCAGCGAGCAAGTCTCCGGGCTGGAGGAAGCCTTGGGCATTCGTCTGATCCAGCGCTCGACCCGGCAACTGGCGGTAACCCCGGAAGGGGATCGCATCTATCAGCTGGCCCGGACCCTGCCGGAAGTATTAAACGACGTGGAAGCCATAGGTCAGCCCGCCGTCCCCAGTGGCCGGGTGGCCCTGACCGTCACCCACGATGTGGGCATCAAACACCTGGCACCGGTGCTGGAGGGGTTTTGCCAACGCTATCCGCAGATCCAGCTGGACCTGGTGGTCAGCGACCAGCCCCTGGACTTGATTGGCGAGCAGATCGACCTGGGGATTCGTATCGGCTTTCCCAAAGACGACTCCCTGGTGGCCAGGGTGCTGCACCAAGAAGCGTTTTCCCTCTACGCCAGTCCAGCCTATCTGACGCAGCATGGCACCCCAGCCAGTGCCACCGACCTGGAACAGCACAGGTGGATCACCCTGTTCCAATCCGGCTCGGATGGAGCACAGCACCTGATACACCAGGACAACAGCCTCACCATTCGCCCGACAAACTTCTTCCGCACCAGCTCTCCACTGATGATGCAGCAGATGATCTGCGACGGTCTGGGCATGGGCTGTCTGCTGCCGGTAACCGTCAAGCAGGAGTTGGCCGATGGCAGGCTGGTTCAGGTGATGCCGGAGATAGGCAGTGAACGGCTGGTTTTCACCCTGCTCTACCCCTCCCGACGGCAGATCCCCCAGCGGGTGCGCTGCCTGATTGATTATCTGCTGGAGGCGAAGTTGTTCGGCTAG
- a CDS encoding co-chaperone GroES: protein MKIRPLHDRVIVKRTEVESKSAGGIVLTGSAAEKSTRGEVMAVGNGRILDSGEVKPLDVKVGDVVIFNEGYGVKTEKVDGEEVLIMSEADILAIVE, encoded by the coding sequence ATGAAGATTCGTCCATTGCATGACCGGGTAATCGTTAAGCGTACCGAGGTTGAGTCCAAGTCCGCAGGCGGCATCGTACTGACCGGCAGTGCAGCGGAAAAGTCCACCCGTGGCGAAGTTATGGCCGTGGGTAATGGTCGCATCCTGGACAGCGGTGAAGTGAAGCCTCTGGACGTGAAAGTAGGCGACGTTGTTATCTTCAACGAAGGCTATGGCGTTAAGACTGAGAAAGTGGACGGTGAAGAGGTCCTGATCATGTCTGAGGCCGACATCCTGGCCATCGTAGAATAA
- a CDS encoding FxsA family protein codes for MVFYLFLLFAVMPIIEISVLVQVGTTLGAWPTIGLVLLTAALGASLVRSQGLSTMMEVRNRMARGEMPGTQIMEAMLLAVAGVLLVTPGFVTDLFGLLVLTPFTRRKLATWLMSRAQVHIATQQQGFGFHTQFHQQRPFDEQQSPFGDQQSPFGEQRPFERQDNRDRGGNTTIEGEYERKDD; via the coding sequence GTGGTTTTCTATCTCTTTTTACTCTTCGCGGTGATGCCGATCATCGAGATCTCCGTCCTGGTGCAGGTCGGCACCACTCTGGGCGCCTGGCCCACCATAGGGCTGGTGCTGCTGACCGCGGCCCTGGGGGCCTCCCTGGTTCGTAGCCAGGGGCTGAGCACCATGATGGAGGTGCGTAACCGCATGGCCCGGGGCGAGATGCCCGGAACTCAGATCATGGAAGCCATGTTGCTGGCGGTGGCCGGCGTACTGCTGGTGACCCCGGGTTTTGTTACCGACCTCTTTGGCCTGTTGGTGCTGACTCCCTTTACCCGCCGCAAGCTGGCCACCTGGCTGATGAGCCGTGCCCAGGTGCATATCGCCACTCAGCAGCAGGGGTTTGGCTTCCACACCCAGTTCCACCAACAGCGCCCCTTCGATGAGCAGCAATCCCCCTTTGGCGACCAGCAGTCCCCGTTCGGTGAACAGCGCCCTTTCGAGCGTCAGGACAACCGGGATCGCGGTGGTAACACCACCATCGAAGGCGAGTATGAGAGAAAGGATGACTGA
- a CDS encoding PaaI family thioesterase, with protein MSTSSHYQKLVSMYAAAPINALYRPTMEVAEGSATIEIELSEQYHHSAGGVHGSVYFKMLDDAAFFAANSLEPEFFVLTTSFTTYLTRPVANGKMRAVGKVVNRNKTQFIAESVVYDSEGRELGRGNGIFVRGKFPLAEARGYAEG; from the coding sequence ATGAGCACCTCAAGCCACTATCAGAAGCTGGTCAGCATGTACGCTGCCGCCCCGATCAATGCCCTCTATCGACCCACCATGGAGGTCGCCGAGGGCAGTGCAACCATAGAGATCGAGCTGTCCGAGCAGTACCACCACTCCGCCGGCGGAGTGCACGGCTCTGTCTATTTCAAGATGCTGGACGACGCCGCATTCTTCGCCGCCAACTCCCTGGAGCCGGAGTTCTTCGTGCTGACCACCTCCTTCACCACCTATCTGACCCGGCCGGTGGCCAATGGCAAGATGCGAGCGGTGGGCAAGGTGGTCAACCGCAACAAAACCCAGTTTATTGCCGAGTCCGTGGTCTACGACAGCGAAGGCAGGGAGTTAGGCCGGGGCAACGGCATCTTTGTCAGGGGCAAATTCCCTCTGGCGGAAGCCAGGGGGTATGCCGAAGGTTAA
- a CDS encoding protein-disulfide reductase DsbD — protein sequence MKRLFALALMLTLSSTAFAQFSFLNQEPEVLPVDQAYLFNFYQQDNKLELTWEMPEQGYYLYQERFTVKIEGNAKVGDFVYPEATSHFDDFFGEQPVYFDRVTLALPILEAADNTELTITYQGCLDKVLCYPPTRQKVLLSAVAANDGLIATPAAPAATLGTAATEQDSLAALLSGGHLGLVILTFFGLGILLAFTPCVFPMYPILTGIIAGQGEKLSTGRAFALSMTYVQGMAITYSALGLVVASAGLKYQAALQHPAILIGLAILFVVLSLSMFGVYNLQLPDSWQNKLNQASNSQKGGSFTGVLVMGLISGLVASPCTTAPLSGALIYVAQSGDLMLGGLALYALSMGMGAPLLLLGTSGGKLLPRAGAWMEIIKHVFGFLLIAVSIVMLTRIWSGLVADLMWSLWGLALVLYLLKENRNTRQGIGQSARYLVLGALMMGSLGYGGFSVGYALYSDKIAEAGGAHHEVEFIRVKSLTDVEREVAKAAAAGKPVMLDLYADWCVACKEFEVKTFPKPEVMKRTDQMVLLQADMTANDDLDIEIQEHYQVLGLPTILFFDRQGNELSRQRVTGFMNATRFASHLDGVL from the coding sequence ATGAAAAGACTTTTTGCCCTGGCCCTGATGCTCACCTTGAGCAGCACAGCCTTCGCCCAGTTCTCCTTTCTTAATCAGGAGCCTGAAGTTCTCCCGGTAGACCAGGCGTACCTGTTTAACTTCTATCAGCAGGACAACAAGCTGGAGCTGACCTGGGAGATGCCCGAGCAGGGATACTACCTCTACCAGGAGCGTTTCACGGTCAAGATCGAGGGCAACGCCAAGGTTGGCGACTTTGTCTACCCCGAAGCCACCTCTCACTTCGACGATTTTTTTGGTGAGCAGCCGGTCTACTTCGACCGGGTGACCCTGGCACTGCCCATTCTGGAAGCCGCAGACAACACCGAACTGACCATCACCTACCAGGGGTGTCTGGACAAGGTGCTGTGCTATCCGCCCACCCGCCAGAAGGTGCTGCTCTCCGCGGTGGCTGCCAACGACGGTTTGATTGCCACCCCGGCAGCGCCTGCCGCCACCCTGGGCACTGCGGCTACGGAGCAAGACAGCCTGGCGGCCCTGCTCTCCGGCGGCCATCTGGGCCTGGTGATTCTGACCTTCTTCGGCCTGGGGATTCTGCTGGCCTTCACCCCCTGTGTGTTCCCCATGTACCCCATTCTCACCGGCATCATCGCTGGCCAGGGGGAGAAACTCTCCACCGGACGGGCCTTCGCCCTCTCCATGACCTATGTGCAGGGGATGGCGATCACCTACTCCGCCCTAGGCCTGGTGGTGGCGTCTGCCGGCCTGAAATATCAGGCCGCCCTGCAGCATCCCGCCATTCTGATCGGCCTGGCCATCCTGTTTGTGGTGCTCTCCCTGTCCATGTTTGGGGTATACAACCTGCAACTGCCTGACTCCTGGCAGAACAAGCTGAACCAGGCGTCCAACTCCCAGAAAGGGGGCTCCTTCACCGGCGTACTAGTGATGGGCCTGATCTCCGGTCTGGTGGCCTCCCCCTGCACCACCGCCCCTCTGTCCGGCGCCCTCATCTACGTGGCCCAAAGTGGTGATCTGATGCTCGGTGGCCTGGCCCTGTACGCCCTGTCCATGGGTATGGGCGCCCCACTGCTGCTGCTGGGCACCTCTGGTGGCAAACTGCTGCCCAGGGCCGGGGCCTGGATGGAGATCATCAAACACGTCTTCGGCTTCCTGCTGATCGCGGTGTCCATCGTGATGCTGACCCGCATCTGGAGCGGTCTGGTGGCAGACCTGATGTGGAGCCTGTGGGGCCTGGCCCTGGTGCTCTACCTGCTGAAAGAGAACCGCAATACCCGTCAGGGCATAGGTCAAAGCGCCCGTTACCTGGTACTGGGTGCCCTGATGATGGGCTCTCTCGGCTATGGTGGCTTCAGCGTGGGCTACGCCCTCTACAGCGACAAGATCGCCGAGGCCGGCGGCGCCCATCACGAGGTGGAGTTTATCCGGGTGAAGAGTCTGACGGATGTGGAGCGGGAAGTGGCCAAGGCCGCGGCCGCCGGCAAGCCGGTAATGCTGGATCTCTATGCGGACTGGTGTGTGGCCTGTAAGGAGTTCGAGGTTAAGACCTTCCCCAAACCTGAAGTGATGAAGCGCACCGATCAGATGGTGCTGCTGCAGGCAGACATGACCGCCAACGACGACCTGGATATCGAGATCCAGGAGCACTATCAGGTGCTGGGCCTGCCCACCATCCTGTTCTTCGATCGTCAGGGCAATGAGCTGAGCCGTCAGCGGGTCACCGGCTTTATGAACGCCACCCGCTTCGCCTCACACCTGGACGGGGTACTGTAA